GAATTGTTTTCAATGCTAAATCCTTATATATTTTTGAAGGGGTAAATTGTAGAAGAGCATTACATTTAATTCTTAAACATAATTGCCACAGACATTCATATTTGTGAAATGTTCCGTCATTTTGTTGGATCAGTCTAGTTTGGCAGATTATAAGTTTTTACATCTGTCACATTCTCCAATTGCACCAACTTGATGTAATTAAAATCTAGTCTTAATCTAAAGGGAAGTTGTTACTATTCTAAGTAGAGGGTGCCACTGCCTCTGCTGTACAACACGGACAGAGAAAACTAGTTGCAAAGTTAAGATTGTTACAATTTTGCATCATTTGTCTACCACCTAGCAACAGTAGTATATGATTGCTTGACATAAACCAAAACTTACAAGTACGGTAATTCAGAGGTATAGATTCTGAAAATCGTGTTCATTTTGTCCCACCTAGTGTTTTAAAGTCACATGTTCAAGGGGTCTTAAGTCACATGTTCAAGGGATTTTAAAGTGCAGTAAGAGATCAAAGTCATGTTAGCGAGCATTGTCAACTAATAGCAGTCTAGCAGTTAAAATAAGTACATGTTATCCAGTTGATATTTTAATTTGATGTTTAGGACTAGAAGCTTTGATTATTTCTTTCTGGGCTTCCTCCTGGCAAGACATTGTTGCATAACGGGTAGTACTGCACAATAGTCAAAAATCTATGGGTATACTAAGAACTTAGTCTTTCAGCTGATCAGATGACTTGTCTAACAATCAGTAGAATGATCTGAGagatatttaaccaatcaagGCATCACTAGATCTTATCGCTGATAGGCTCATCAGAAAGAGCACATTTTCATTGGCCAGAATCAGCATCACAAATTGAACCTGTACAACTTGAATGATATTAAGCCCGCCTTGTAATAGCTTTATATAGCAGTGTTCTCACTAGCCCGCTCGCTCAAACTGACGGAACAATTCAAATCTGTCTCCTTAGCTTGGCAGATAGCAAACATCTCTGAAATATCTATAGATGCCATTACTCGATCTTTATAGATATTATCACTCCACTTTTATATGTACAGATACAATTACTccatttttatagattttaaatatttaaccaGTTTACACCTGTTGAGAATATTCGTTTCTTTTGCTTATGATTTAGCTTAGGAGAATGAAAAGTTTCCTAATTATCCATCTAAACATTTCATACTGTCCATTGCCTTATGGCTTGTCTTGTCTTTCACAGACATGATTTCCGATATCACATTGATCAGAGGTTTGGCTGAAGTATTGTTATTGTCCTGACTATATACTAAACTGTCTGTTGACTCAAGTATCGTGTTTTATTTTACTGTCCCGCGGTGTGACCTTTTGCCTTTTCATAACCTATTGATATTTTCTAAGCATCAGTATATGCTTTTACCGGTTCCCACCTCTGCTGTTGTCTTTGCTCTGTATATTGTGCTGTACGAGGGAATGTGATTGAAAAAGGCAGGCTATTTATGTGTTAGAATGATTTTGTTTAAATCATATGATGCAAGGGCTCTTTGCGATAACTAAATAACCAAATATTGCCATTTTGGCAGCTTCCGTTATTTCAGTTCCAAATCATCGATTCCTTGTTCTTGCAATCGGTAAGTAGTTAGGTTTGGCTTGGCTGGAGGTTTCAATTTTTCCTACATTTGTGAGATATGTGTGAAAACTAGAAAAAATTCCTGGAAGAACATATGGTTTATTTGCTTTTTGCAGTTTACCGTACACACATCCAAAAAACATCGGCAGCGCATTACCCAGGATAATTTATTGTTGATGCTTGCTCTATGAATCTTTCTATGCTGACTTACAGTTTATTTTAGCAGCTTTCAATAGggttgttattactattactaattgGTGAAGTTTTTCTCGCTGCCTAATTGTAGTATGCAAAGTATTATGctatctttttaatttgttgcaaATTTTACATCATTCTTATAATACTACCACTCTTTTTTCCTTTTACACCAACCGCTCACCGCCGCTCTACTATCTATGTCCTGATTCTTCCCTTACCTGTGTCTATTATCTCAATCCACTTTTGTGATATTTTTTTGCATCAACCACTGCCGTGGTATCTTCTTCCGATTAAATGGTAATTGGTAAGTGTTGTTTCAGATGTAAGAATACGAGAGGCCGAAGAAAGCACACATATAAATTGCTCCATGACATTGAAGAAATGGAAAATGAAGAAAAGTTAGCCAAGAAAAAACGTACGGGTTTAACAGCAGTGCACTGTTTATCATTTTAGATATTCATGCTTGGACACCTTGCACCTTCCCTTCCAACATTGCTGTTTCTTTTGCAAGCTGTTGAATAGCTATTACTATTCCTTGGTACAGCAAAGAGTTGTACAACAAAGAGTTGTACAGCAAAGAGTTGGTACAGCAAAGAGCTCTGTACAAACTCTTTGCTGACTAAAAGTCATATAAAGCTCGTCTTTTAATAATAGTTTAAGTGGTTTATGATAGTCTTTATTTCAGAGTTGCCAGAGTATTTActatttacaataaaaattagctaattATCAGTCTTGGTTTGCTTATACATCATAAATGATGTCACTGCTAAACaccttaaaataatatatttatgttagCATAAAAGATTACATACATGTTAATATAACGACTTGAGCTTTTTTAGAATTAAAGTATATATTCATGTTAATATTACAGCTCATCTGTATGTTAACATAAAATCCTATGTTTATGTAACAAGAAATCCCATGTTTATGTTAACATGAAATCCCATGTTTATGTTAACATGAAAGCCCATGTTTATTTTAACAAGAGAGTCCATGTTGATGTTAACATGAGAGCTCATGCGTATGTTAACATAAGAGCCTATGTTTATGTTAACATGATAGTCCGTATTTATGCTAATATGATAGTCCATGTTTATGTTAAATTGTTAACATGAAAGCCTTTCTTGGTGGTCATTCTATGCGTTTTTGATTTCATGTTTGCAGCTGCATACTCATCAGAGAATGGGTGATAATAGTCGAGCTGCTGGCTCAGTCGGTTATCATATTAACAgtgtttcatttattttttcagtacaaaatGGTAGCTTGCAAGATGACTAGTGTGAGTGATGGAAATGATAAAAGTAAGGCAAGACATATAAAACACGAACAaacatttttaggtttttttttaaattgtgagGTCATTGAGTCGTGAAAGTAGCAGAGATTATGCAAAAAATGAAAGCTTGACACGAGCAAAAGTGGGAAAGCTAGACATGattattaaaactaaaatattaagtataaaaataaaaggATTCAAATGAgttatattaatttaaaattaatgtagTCTAAGGTAGATTAGCTTCGTATCTCTATAACCGGCTTTGTCTGTACACTGTTCAACTCAATGTCACACCTCAATTCACCTGCCTGTAACATGAAGGGGAAATGATCATAATAACCTCTTTATTGATTACTACTTtatgtttgtaattttttacatataatctTGTTTTGTGCGCCTTtacatagtttttatataatgcatttttcTTAATATTATATGTGATTATCTGAATAATTTGTCATTAAGGTTGTAAGCTTTGGAGTGAATTCTAAAATATGAATATTCTTATAAGGTTTTCCCTCCAGCATAAGATTAGTTGGACTATGTTAGGTTTTTGCTTTATACATTAGTATGTAAGAAATTTCATAGTGCAAGGTAAATCCATGGTGCAATTGGTGCAAGTTCTTAAATTCTTTTTGAATAATGCGAGTCGCATatttagccttaaaaatatcattttctctTTTGCCACATTTGGGAGAAAAAACAATGTATAATGGTAGCTTCGTAATATATACAAGTATGATGTATGAAGAGAACATGGGAACAGATTAACATCAAATATTTGACTTGGCTGTACGTACTAGACATTTAAGTTAACGATTATACATTGTGTTTTAGGTAGCAATATAACAGCTGGCCCCGGGAGTATCTTTCTCTCTGAAACAGATCTTTCTAGTGAGGAAGACACACTGTTTATGAATGGTGGAGATAACAGAAACTTTAATAGGCCTCATGACAATCTTGTGAAAGCAAATAATCTTAAAAACAAGTTACGATCGTAATCATGCACTCTTTTATGATCAGGTAATGGtaattttatgatattttgCTCTTACTATGGTGTAGAGGTCCCTGTACAGACTCTATGGCATAAAGGTCCCTGTACAGACCATTGCTGTCTCAGGCAAATGACATGGCAATTCATTTTCTAGTCATTTTTTGCAATCTTCGATTAAATCTCTTGTCATAATATATTCTTGGGAAAAAACAATTGAAGATTCTGAGCACATGTGTGTGCACATTACTTTACCTTGTGTGAGAATGATGGAACAGACGCAAACCTTCTATACAGTGCCAGCATATTGGAGAAGCGGAAAATAAATGCTAGTTGAGCTGTAGTATAGTTTATGTTAAAACAGGTAATGGATTATATCAACAGCACAGTTACTCTGGTTTGTGATCTGGTCTATTGTACTATTTAACTTAAATGGTTGCCGTAATTGCTCATTACGTAAACCcctaaatgtaaatattttcaaacgaaaatattttaaagacaaattCGTAAACAGGTGAAATGATGCAGTAGGAGAAATGGCGCACGTAAAACAAGGTGATAAGCATGACTGTTACCATGACATTTTCTTTAGCATTTATACTGCTTCCACTGTCTTCTCGTCTCTCATGTAGCTCAACAACCATGTCTATGATCCCTTCAAGGTTTTAGACCGTGCTTCAAGAAACTATCAGATCATTGCAACGTTATAACTTCATCTTCTGAATGCTTTCTTATATCTTAATTATCTGTGTCAACATTATATTTGTTGCATTTCTTAGAGTCAGTAAACCATCTCTGATAGAGGTATTGCCAATTTGTTAACCTGAATAACCAATCCCTATCACCTGTCTCCTTTCTCATCTCATTCGATAAGCTTGTACTctttgtttgaaataaaactatGTAATAGACTGAAACGTTAACTGAAATAGCCCACCCAGGCCTGCCTGAACCACTAACAACTTTTGCCCATCTGGATTACAAGACTTAAAAGCCATGACACGATACTTGTATTAAAGTATTAAATctcatacataaaatatatatatatatcacaacaTAATTCTACAACAAAGTTATACATGACATGTGTGTTATTAAATATATGTTCacacttatattttatttagcatCAGCTCAGCTGAAACAAAGTGGTAGAATAGTCTGTGTGTATAAATCGATATTAATAGAGCAAACTCAGCAGGTAAAATATTTAGTAGTCAAAATTACTACAATGACAATATCAAAAATATCGTATGGAAatcttttcattcattttatgaatatatagtaaataaaacaaAGCAGTGACAACTCCATATGCAAAAATGTTAATCTCATCTTTGGTTCTCGACCTAGCCAGTATTACCTGGAAAACTATTCCTTTGAAACTTTCTATTACAATCGAGTCTAACCTTTAACATTTATAATACAAATTTTTCGCATAGGAATGTAGGAGAGCATCGTCTGCATGAAAATATGAATTTGAGAAATTCAACCAAGGTTCAGCTCAAACTATCATCACTTTTATGGCCACActtaacaaatttaaaaagaaaaccaTGCATGACCTAATGACCGGTCAGAATAACACCATGCGCCACCAAAACAATAGCTATGTCTGATCATTTTGTATGTTCATAATTACAAGATAGCAAGTCGGAGCATATCAATAGGTAACATCGAGATCATCGTGTGCCAATACCAAATAATCCTTTTAAATCTCATAATTCCTGAATTTGTCCAACAAGTCATTGCCACGCTCCCTCTTCCATACCGCACCCCCTACTATGTAGTCTGGTGCAGAAACAGTGGATATTGCGGGCGCCAGAGCTTGACGTGGTGTTTCCTCAGCTTTTATCATCGGTTTAGTCTGTGGTTTAGATGCCCAATGCATAGTCTAAAACACAAAATTACACAGGGTCCTTAGTTATTGCACCTTTTAATTGTCAAAGCAAtcaaatttatgtatataactGCAAAAAAACACTAAAACACCTACGAATAAAATAAAGATAACTATAAACACACAACTTACACACAAAgtgaaaaaaaacataaaaacctTATTTATATACCAACAACTAAATTGATACACAAGTTAGTTTATATTTGAAACAACCAAAGGCCTCTGCTGTTGCAGTCTAGCATGTATAGTACATCTAGTTTTGTGAGCAGAACTTGATAGCAAAAGAAATAACTGTATCTCCATGTAAGTTGATTAAACTCTTTACAGCAATGAAATAAATAAGAGATGTTACTTACCGTTCGAGTAGACTCATTAAGCCCACACCACTGCTTATATGACATCGCAATTCCACTATTTCGCCATTTATCATAATTCATGCGCTTCTCTGGATTTGTCAAGACTTCTTTTGCTTCTTGTAGAAGCTGAAAGGTTTCTACTGTAAAACAGCCACAGAAAAGTTTATAATCTGATGGGCTGCCACTTGTTGATATAGTTGCTATAAATGAAATACTTGTAAATTACCTGAAGAGCTTTCATCACCAATATTTTTATCTGGATGTTCTTTTAATGCGCGAATCTTGAACTCTGTATTGATCTGCTCGAcctgtaaaattttataaaatatattaagagaCGATCAAGGACTTAATAGAAAatagggttggaaaaaaccacggGTTTATAAAAAAACgtgaatatattacatacaacTCTACGTATaattaggaattttaattccagAGATTGTGTGGTAGTGAAAAGCAGAGCAATTGCTTTAATGATCTACAATTGCTAAAATTGAagcaaaaaatttgtaaacCCGTAAGGGTAATAGTAGATACAATATGTGACTGAATATGTACTTAGGTATTGGGCATACGATAAATAAATACAAGTTTCCCAGCTTTCTCTGCACCCAGTCTATGTCTGACTTTTGAATGGACAAACCCAAAATTTGAGGATATTCATTCGCTCAATGCTAGCACTGGAGTTGATTTTTGCGAAAAACAGAAAACGTGATAAAccgaattctaacaatccaactactctGGCTTGTGCCcactaatagtaatattagtttGAAAAcctaaagcttttgcccaaaagaatttaatttctaattataaacaATCTtctctcactggccagacttgagaaagctTTCATTCATTAGAGATGATGatttcacatggttttcatATTTCATAAGTAAagggatcatcatatcacttgataaaagcaattgaaaatgaaattcactaattcattgttgtgctaggattcaTGTAGTTGCAACTTGAACTCTACCACCACCTTACTACTGTGTGCTAAAtgaacttccacagctgataatcacatagaattgcatttctaccacaCAGGAACCAACAgcagcttaaaatattatgtttttcacaagaaataatgaaaaaaaccagttttttcGGCTGGTTTAAACTCAGTTAGATAGCAGTTCCTGGAACAACCTAATCTTTCAAATCCCTATTTACTTAAAAGAAGAATATGACAAAGTACAACATTTAGAACAAGGTTATATATTGCATCTTTTAACGAAGGCCCAAAACCGTTCTATTGCAAAATTACTGAGCTATTCTGAACACGATTATATCAAACTTTATTCACAGATGAATtaaattgtaattaaatttaacaTTAGAATAAATATGTTATACGAAATTAGGTGAAAAGTAAATATACAAAAATTCAACTACACATAAAATTAATAAACGAATAACCAATAATAGAAGGCTTGTATTGCTGCTTCTCTTTGGAGACTTGCGAACGGAAATGTAGGCGCAGCAATGCATAAGTTCAGAGGTAGAAGCTGTAATAGAGATATAGACGTAACTTACTTTAACTTTGACTACTTgaagtttaaattaattttgctTACGTCATTTAAATTAACTTCACCTACCTTACATACCTTCCgtatttttttattgcaatttatTAGCCTGCCAATCCCTTACTTTTTACCTGCCACACTACAATGCTTCAAGAAACTTCATATAAAAGTTGCTCCGAACAGAtgatagaaattatttcaagtgcaaagtcaaatatttgctaaaatttgaCATCACATCCTGCGAGTAGAGATTTTAGAGTATTTGAAACAATAATCACAATTGTTAATAGACTAAACTAGAAGCTGCCTGTGAGAATGAAGTCGATTGAGCCACTAGTTTTGTTGAATCAATAACTATTATAGCTAAATCAGATGACCAGATGTATCAGTTAACCTGCCAAGCGTTTAATGTAGTAACTGGTGCGCAATTACAGTAAATGCCATGAATTGTCAGTGAACACATATTATCACACATTATAGAACACATATAGAACACAACATTATCTCATATTGTAGATTTATGTAATTGTCAATTAAAATCAGCTGCAAAACAGTAATTATAGCTTTATAAATATCCGTTAATACAAGACATTTGGAAGTTGATGCAAGAAGCTCTATGACATAACTAATGAACTGAATTCGTTTGCCCTTAATATACAGGTAGTCTTCATTTAATGACAGACTCGCTTAATGACGAATTGCAGTTACGATGGTATgctaaaaattgtcaaaaatctACTTGAAGAAgctgaatgaaaaaaaaagaaatacatTTCTTAAAACAATTAAAGTAACCAGGCGTGTAAAGATATTACGCAAGAACGCTAGCCAAGACATTTTTTGTACACGAATTAGTAATGGGTGTTAGGCTAATATATGCCACAGTTgaagaattataaaaaatatttacgaTACATGCAAACATTAAATGAATAGAAAAACGTCAAAAAAGTAAACATGAAAACTAGGTACAAATTCATAATGTCTACTGCGATGCAGTCTATGGCAGCCTAACATTTAGTTACACACTCGTGTTGATACAAAggctaaataaaaaaattttaatgcaTTTGTTGAAAGTCTAAACTCattatagaaaaaaaaacaatataaagtaaagaaaaataaaaggtaaAAAATACAATGCAAATAGCCTTTACGTATGCAGCGGATCCGCGAAGGGGTGAGGATTTGTTACCCGAAAGAATTGGTTCACAATGAACTTTTCTGAACCAACACCGTTGTTAAGTGAGAACTACCTGTACAAtgtatcaaattttaaaagctcaTCTGTTAGCCATGATTATTATTCAGCTTTTGACAGGTATTTTACATATGAGATAAGGAAGAGTAGCTACATGTATGATTGTCGTGATGTGCTATATTAATAACCCttcaatttaattcacaaattCTAGAAACATATTGGTAAATTGAGTCATTCTGAActaactgtaatttgaaaaaaaaattgagcGATGTAGCTAGTAACAAATTTATGGCGACTAAAGCCATAAGGGaatgaaaattatttaatttttagtcAATGAAATGGttattgttaaaaaaatgtttgtaatcATATATTTCTCTCGCTATAGTGAAAGATTGATGATCTTTAGAGACTAGGTGATAGCAATGTTATGCAAAGAATAGCCATGAAATGTCTACCGATTTCTGGGAAGAAAATGGAATTGATACTTTATAGAGTAGAGAAATTAACAAACACTTAAATTGTTCAAACATTGTAGAACAAACTTAAAAATCCCAAGTGTGAATTGTTGGTTATACATGGGAAAAAAGCCAAATTCGGTATATCAAGCCGAATAGAAGGTGACGTCTGAATAGTATAAAACAAAGTTTATGACATACGACCCCAGTCAAACGTATGAATAATAGTGTTCTTTGAGAAAGAAAATATTAATGTCACGGTTTAAAAATACTTCAAGGATTTCAGCAATTGCATAGGTGAGATCTACAATATAACCATATCAAATTCTGCTCAAAAGTCAGTGCTTTTTATCCAGTTAAAAATTTCAAGCAGCGATAACACACCATATTCAAGAGGtcataatacataactaaaaAATACTAATTTAGGTCTACAGAAAATAAGTGATCTTAGAAGTGCAGAGCCAGATTTAACAGTTATGAAGACAGTAGCATAAGTTGCCTACAATTGTGATGCTACTACTGTTTTAAAGAAGATTTAAGAACTGAGATTGCTCTGTGCAAAATATATAATCACAGTAACAGCTTCAGTGATTGACAAAAGTTTTTTACAGTATGTAAAATAATTGAAGGTTTTTAAATATTAACCTGCACTGATTCATTGTATTGGCAAACAAATTGATA
Above is a window of Watersipora subatra chromosome 3, tzWatSuba1.1, whole genome shotgun sequence DNA encoding:
- the LOC137391410 gene encoding J domain-containing protein-like is translated as MVDAIFSFDSNKELCYYELLGCDETSSVEQINTEFKIRALKEHPDKNIGDESSSVETFQLLQEAKEVLTNPEKRMNYDKWRNSGIAMSYKQWCGLNESTRTTMHWASKPQTKPMIKAEETPRQALAPAISTVSAPDYIVGGAVWKRERGNDLLDKFRNYEI